The Candidatus Sulfotelmatobacter sp. genome has a window encoding:
- the atpD gene encoding F0F1 ATP synthase subunit beta, which yields MTATATPTTLATGKVVQVLGNVVDVEFPAESLPRINDALIVHIGGASHAGGSNGSTGAQAGVELAGTAMAERDLVLEVQGELGNNQVRCLGMGSTDGLVRGAVVKNTGESITVPVGEGTLGRIFNVLGQAIDSSEPVKAAAMWPIHRDAPNFAAQDPTPKIFETGIKVIDLMAPYTRGGKVGLFGGAGVGKTVLIQELIRNIAQVHKGFSVFTGVGERTREGNDLWVEMKESGVLAQTTLVFGQMDEPPGVRFRIAQTGVTMAEYFRDELGADVLLFVDNIFRFMQAGSEVSALLGRMPSAVGYQPSLATEMGQIEERITSTHKGSITSVQAVYVPADDYTDPAVATTFAHLDATTALSRPISELGIYPAVDPLASSSRILDPAIVGEEHYKVARGVQETLQRYRDLQDIIAILGVEELSDDDKVIVGRARRMQRLFSQPFFVAEQFTGRSGKYVKIEETIASFKEVLDGKVDDLPEQAFFYVGGIDEVKAAAEKLGKG from the coding sequence GTGACCGCCACCGCTACCCCCACGACCCTCGCGACCGGCAAGGTCGTCCAGGTCCTCGGCAACGTCGTCGACGTCGAGTTCCCCGCTGAGTCGCTGCCGAGGATCAACGACGCGCTGATCGTGCACATCGGCGGCGCTTCGCACGCCGGCGGCAGCAACGGTTCGACCGGCGCGCAGGCCGGCGTCGAGCTGGCCGGCACCGCGATGGCCGAGCGCGACCTGGTGCTCGAAGTCCAGGGCGAGCTCGGCAACAACCAGGTGCGGTGCCTGGGGATGGGCTCGACCGACGGTCTGGTGCGCGGCGCGGTGGTGAAGAACACCGGCGAGTCGATCACCGTCCCGGTCGGCGAAGGCACGCTGGGCCGCATCTTCAACGTGCTCGGCCAGGCGATCGACTCGTCCGAACCGGTGAAGGCCGCCGCGATGTGGCCGATCCACCGCGACGCGCCGAACTTCGCCGCGCAGGACCCGACCCCGAAGATCTTCGAGACCGGCATCAAGGTCATCGACCTGATGGCGCCCTACACGCGCGGCGGCAAGGTCGGTCTCTTCGGCGGCGCCGGCGTCGGCAAGACCGTGCTCATCCAAGAGCTGATCCGCAACATCGCGCAGGTCCACAAGGGCTTCTCGGTGTTCACCGGCGTCGGCGAGCGCACGCGCGAAGGCAACGACCTGTGGGTCGAGATGAAAGAGTCGGGCGTGCTCGCGCAGACGACGCTCGTCTTCGGCCAGATGGACGAGCCGCCGGGCGTGCGCTTCCGCATCGCGCAGACCGGCGTGACGATGGCCGAGTACTTCCGCGACGAGCTCGGCGCCGACGTGCTGCTGTTCGTCGACAACATCTTCCGCTTCATGCAGGCCGGCTCGGAAGTGTCCGCGCTGCTGGGCCGCATGCCCTCGGCCGTCGGCTATCAGCCCTCGCTGGCGACGGAGATGGGTCAGATCGAAGAGCGCATCACCTCGACGCACAAGGGCTCGATCACCTCGGTGCAAGCCGTCTACGTCCCCGCCGACGACTACACCGACCCGGCCGTCGCGACGACCTTCGCGCATCTCGACGCGACGACGGCGCTCTCGCGGCCGATCTCCGAGCTGGGCATCTATCCGGCCGTCGACCCGCTGGCCTCGTCCTCGCGCATCCTCGATCCCGCGATCGTCGGCGAGGAGCACTACAAGGTCGCGCGCGGCGTCCAGGAGACGCTGCAGCGCTACCGCGACCTGCAGGACATCATCGCGATCCTCGGCGTCGAAGAGCTCTCCGACGACGACAAGGTCATCGTCGGCCGCGCGCGCCGCATGCAGCGGCTGTTCTCGCAGCCGTTCTTCGTCGCCGAGCAGTTCACGGGCCGCAGCGGCAAGTACGTCAAGATCGAAGAGACGATCGCCTCGTTCAAGGAAGTCCTCGACGGGAAGGTCGACGATCTCCCCGAGCAGGCGTTCTTCTACGTCGGCGGCATCGACGAAGTCAAAGCCGCCGCCGAAAAGCTCGGCAAGGGCTAG
- the atpG gene encoding ATP synthase F1 subunit gamma, translated as MPSVRDLRDRIRSLKNTQQITKAMKQVAAAKIRRAEALQKQSRPYADAIGAMLRDLIANVGAVDHPFMKPGRQGAPGAVILMTADKGLAGSFNANLIRAGEIHGRENAGLVWYAVGIKARNALRRSRSETKAFWALQQGDMFANARELAQHVTDDFVAGTISSVTLISPKLVNTMTQRPETRALLPIVAGESAKAEKTSGAVEFEPSPEFVLGRLLPKYLEFTLYSAMLETNASFYAAQLVAMNNATDNAKKLIDQNTVEMNKARQAAITKEILEIVGGAEALAG; from the coding sequence TTGCCGAGCGTTCGCGATCTGCGCGACCGGATTCGGTCGCTCAAGAACACGCAGCAAATCACCAAGGCGATGAAGCAAGTCGCCGCGGCGAAGATTCGTCGCGCCGAGGCGTTGCAGAAGCAGTCGCGTCCGTACGCGGACGCGATCGGGGCGATGCTGCGCGACCTGATCGCGAACGTCGGTGCGGTCGACCATCCGTTCATGAAGCCGGGCCGCCAGGGCGCGCCGGGCGCCGTCATCCTGATGACGGCCGACAAGGGCCTGGCCGGTTCGTTCAACGCCAACCTCATTCGCGCCGGTGAGATCCACGGGCGCGAGAACGCCGGTCTGGTCTGGTACGCGGTCGGGATCAAGGCGCGCAACGCGCTGCGCCGCAGCCGCAGCGAGACCAAGGCCTTCTGGGCCTTGCAGCAGGGCGACATGTTCGCCAACGCGCGCGAGCTGGCGCAGCATGTCACCGACGACTTCGTCGCCGGCACGATCTCGTCGGTGACCCTGATCTCGCCCAAGCTCGTCAACACGATGACGCAGCGGCCCGAGACGCGCGCGCTGCTGCCGATCGTCGCCGGCGAGAGCGCCAAGGCCGAGAAGACCAGCGGCGCGGTCGAGTTCGAACCCTCGCCCGAGTTCGTGCTCGGGCGGCTGTTGCCCAAGTACCTCGAGTTCACCCTGTACTCGGCGATGCTCGAGACGAACGCGTCGTTCTACGCCGCGCAGCTCGTCGCGATGAACAACGCCACCGACAACGCCAAGAAGCTGATCGACCAGAACACGGTCGAGATGAACAAAGCCCGCCAAGCCGCGATCACCAAGGAGATCCTGGAGATCGTCGGCGGCGCCGAAGCCCTCGCGGGCTAG
- the atpA gene encoding F0F1 ATP synthase subunit alpha, with the protein MINADEIAGIIKQRIATYATGTNEAEIGTVIEVGDNIARIYGLDNAQASELVEFPNGLQGIVLNLEEDSVGVAIMGDDTDIKEGDQVRRTGRIASVPVGEVMLGRVVNALGQAVDGKGEIKSNQYRTIENTAPTVIERQSVKQPLQTGIRAIDALIPIGKGQRELIIGDRGTGKTAIAIDTIINQKGQNVICIYVAIGQKNSTVASVAQTLEKHGAMDYTTIVVVSSAEPASLKWIAPFAGCAMGEHFMLKGQDVLIIYDDLTRHAQAYREVSLLLRRPPGREAYPGDIFFLHSRLLERAAKLSDEKGGGSMTALPIIETQAGDVSAYIPTNVISITDGQIYLQSALFFQGIRPAVDVGISVSRVGSSAQTKAMKSVAGQLKLDLAQYRELAAFAKLASDLDPATQRQLARGDKTTAVLVQPQLDPQPFEDQVIVLFAATRGYLDGIDTGRLQDWVHRFLGFVHEKHAAITDTIRTTSALSDDVQKQLVGAIEEFNKGF; encoded by the coding sequence ATGATCAACGCCGACGAAATCGCCGGAATCATCAAACAGCGCATCGCCACCTACGCGACGGGAACGAACGAAGCCGAGATCGGCACCGTCATCGAGGTCGGCGACAACATCGCGCGCATCTACGGCCTGGACAACGCGCAGGCGTCCGAGCTGGTCGAGTTCCCCAACGGCCTGCAGGGCATCGTGCTGAACCTCGAAGAGGACAGCGTCGGCGTCGCCATCATGGGCGACGACACCGACATCAAGGAAGGCGACCAGGTCCGGCGCACCGGCCGCATCGCCTCGGTCCCCGTCGGCGAGGTCATGTTGGGCCGCGTCGTCAACGCGCTGGGCCAGGCCGTCGACGGCAAGGGCGAGATCAAGAGCAATCAGTACCGCACGATCGAGAACACGGCGCCCACCGTGATCGAGCGGCAATCGGTCAAGCAGCCGCTGCAGACCGGGATCCGCGCGATCGACGCGCTGATCCCGATCGGCAAGGGCCAGCGCGAGCTGATCATCGGCGACCGCGGCACCGGCAAGACGGCGATCGCGATCGACACGATCATCAACCAAAAGGGCCAGAACGTCATCTGCATCTACGTCGCGATCGGGCAGAAGAACTCGACCGTCGCGTCGGTGGCGCAGACGCTCGAGAAGCACGGCGCGATGGACTACACGACGATCGTCGTCGTCTCGTCGGCGGAGCCCGCCTCGCTCAAGTGGATCGCCCCGTTCGCCGGGTGCGCGATGGGCGAGCACTTCATGCTCAAGGGCCAAGACGTCCTGATCATCTACGACGACCTCACGCGTCACGCGCAGGCCTACCGCGAGGTTTCGCTGCTGCTGCGCCGTCCGCCGGGCCGCGAGGCGTACCCGGGCGACATCTTCTTCCTGCACTCGCGCCTGTTGGAGCGCGCCGCCAAGCTGTCCGACGAGAAGGGCGGCGGGTCGATGACCGCGCTGCCGATCATCGAGACGCAGGCCGGCGACGTCTCGGCGTACATTCCGACCAACGTCATCTCGATCACCGACGGTCAGATCTACCTGCAGTCGGCGCTGTTCTTCCAGGGCATCCGGCCCGCCGTCGACGTCGGCATCTCGGTCTCGCGCGTCGGCTCGTCGGCGCAGACCAAGGCCATGAAGTCGGTCGCCGGTCAGCTCAAGCTCGACCTCGCGCAGTACCGCGAGCTGGCCGCGTTCGCGAAGCTGGCCTCCGACCTCGATCCGGCCACCCAGCGCCAGTTGGCGCGCGGTGACAAGACGACGGCCGTGCTGGTTCAGCCGCAGCTCGACCCGCAGCCGTTCGAGGACCAGGTCATCGTCCTGTTCGCCGCCACCCGCGGTTATCTCGACGGCATCGACACCGGCCGGCTGCAGGACTGGGTCCACCGCTTCCTCGGCTTCGTTCACGAGAAGCACGCCGCCATCACCGACACGATTCGCACGACGAGCGCGCTCTCGGACGACGTCCAGAAGCAGCTCGTCGGCGCGATCGAAGAGTTCAACAAGGGGTTCTAG
- the atpH gene encoding ATP synthase F1 subunit delta, whose amino-acid sequence MPNETLARRYATAVFGLATDAAKTTQIQRDLRTFVNALMSDEQVRRFYRSPVVDRKEKESVIAQAFAGLDPIALHTVLLLIRKRRESLAEEILRQYEILEREARGAQLLRVTSARPLEPGELQSIVDRLTKAYGTPFDVTQSVDPNLIGGVRITLGDRVADGTVAGRLADIARLLSTN is encoded by the coding sequence ATGCCGAACGAAACACTCGCCCGCCGCTACGCGACGGCCGTTTTCGGCCTGGCGACCGACGCCGCCAAGACGACCCAGATTCAGCGCGACTTGCGGACCTTCGTCAACGCGCTCATGTCGGACGAACAGGTCCGGCGCTTCTACCGCTCGCCGGTGGTCGACCGCAAAGAGAAGGAGTCGGTGATCGCGCAGGCGTTCGCCGGCCTCGACCCGATCGCGCTGCATACGGTGCTGCTGCTCATCCGCAAGCGCCGCGAGTCGCTGGCCGAAGAGATCCTGCGCCAGTACGAGATCCTCGAGCGCGAAGCGCGCGGCGCGCAGCTGCTGCGCGTCACCAGTGCGCGGCCGCTCGAGCCCGGCGAGCTGCAGTCGATCGTCGACCGCCTCACCAAGGCCTACGGCACGCCGTTCGACGTCACGCAGAGCGTCGATCCCAATCTGATCGGCGGTGTCCGCATCACGCTGGGCGACCGCGTCGCCGACGGGACCGTCGCCGGCCGCCTGGCCGACATCGCCCGCCTCTTGTCCACGAACTAG
- a CDS encoding ATP synthase F0 subunit B — protein MSLDTLALVSQMAGAVIFVLVAIWGFNKWIKPALSSYQAAKNDELAEAEKHREEMKRAVAEARAEIERADEDAREIRSRVESVAQRERAHALEQAKAEAERILRNADHELERARMQARDRLRVEFIEKALVKASAQAGSRIDTATDNRLVEATVSDLAARKAG, from the coding sequence ATGAGCCTGGACACCTTGGCGCTCGTCTCGCAGATGGCCGGCGCGGTCATCTTCGTACTGGTCGCGATCTGGGGCTTCAACAAGTGGATCAAGCCGGCGCTCTCGAGCTACCAGGCCGCCAAGAACGACGAGTTGGCGGAAGCCGAGAAGCACCGCGAGGAGATGAAACGCGCCGTCGCCGAGGCCCGCGCGGAGATCGAGCGTGCCGACGAGGACGCGCGCGAGATCCGCAGCCGGGTCGAGTCCGTCGCGCAGCGCGAGCGGGCGCACGCGCTCGAGCAAGCCAAGGCCGAGGCCGAGCGCATCCTGCGCAACGCCGACCACGAGCTGGAGCGGGCCCGGATGCAGGCGCGTGACCGGCTGCGCGTCGAGTTCATCGAGAAGGCGCTGGTGAAAGCCAGCGCGCAGGCCGGGTCGCGCATCGATACCGCGACCGACAATCGCCTGGTCGAGGCCACGGTGTCCGATCTCGCCGCGCGGAAGGCCGGCTGA
- a CDS encoding ATP synthase F0 subunit B — MLLSLDGTVVVQIVNFIVFLAIMNVIFFKPVGAAIARRRAYIDGLKHDVEALDQDVKSLRGQAEIRRHEARLAADEAIAAKRQAFGKETDAIISDAQGRALEIVQKAHAQVETELQSARAQEARIVDALADEMVGRAIGGAA; from the coding sequence ATGCTGCTCTCTCTCGACGGGACGGTCGTCGTCCAAATCGTCAACTTCATCGTCTTCCTGGCGATCATGAACGTCATCTTCTTCAAGCCGGTCGGTGCGGCGATCGCGCGTCGCCGCGCGTACATCGACGGCTTGAAGCATGACGTCGAGGCGCTCGATCAGGACGTGAAGTCGTTGCGCGGCCAGGCCGAGATACGCCGCCACGAAGCGCGGCTGGCCGCGGACGAGGCGATCGCGGCGAAGCGTCAGGCCTTCGGCAAGGAGACCGACGCGATCATCAGCGACGCGCAAGGGCGCGCGCTGGAGATCGTGCAGAAGGCGCACGCCCAAGTCGAGACCGAGCTCCAGTCGGCGCGGGCGCAAGAAGCCCGCATCGTCGATGCGCTGGCCGATGAGATGGTCGGCCGCGCGATCGGAGGAGCGGCATGA
- the atpE gene encoding ATP synthase F0 subunit C — protein sequence MSPESLVVALLIVGFAIIVAAVALGSAIGDGIVASKAVESIARQPEARGNIFTFMFLGVGVLEAFPIIALVLAFYLLLVVAPVPTLVQKIVAPLVGAGH from the coding sequence GTGAGTCCTGAGAGTTTGGTCGTCGCCCTGCTGATCGTCGGCTTCGCCATCATCGTCGCGGCGGTCGCCCTCGGCTCGGCCATCGGCGACGGTATCGTCGCGTCGAAGGCCGTCGAATCGATCGCGCGCCAGCCCGAAGCCCGCGGCAACATCTTCACCTTCATGTTCCTGGGCGTCGGCGTCCTGGAAGCCTTCCCGATCATCGCGCTGGTCCTCGCGTTCTACCTGTTGCTGGTCGTCGCGCCGGTCCCGACGCTCGTCCAGAAGATCGTCGCCCCGCTCGTGGGAGCCGGTCACTAA
- the atpB gene encoding F0F1 ATP synthase subunit A, translating to MHQEQIGEHTTWVWPVLGTVHKDTILTTWVAMAIALAFFWYIGASYRSNRLTKRQATFEGIIQFLSDLAVGTLGPKGERFVPIFVGIFLFIWILNEFGVLFVKAFGLPFGGSPTADLNTTAAFALVVFFGIQFLAIRRSGIKAYAHLFQPFWLLFPINLLEEIARPVVLAMRLAFNILAGEILLFVVATLIVANIVIGPVNVSVAAAFAPIGIEFFNFAIGTIQAFVFTLLAIVYLSLATSEEH from the coding sequence GTGCACCAAGAGCAGATCGGAGAACACACCACCTGGGTGTGGCCCGTGCTGGGGACGGTCCATAAGGACACGATCCTCACCACCTGGGTCGCGATGGCGATCGCCCTCGCGTTCTTCTGGTACATCGGTGCGTCGTACCGTTCGAATCGCCTCACCAAGCGGCAAGCGACGTTCGAAGGGATCATCCAGTTCCTCTCCGATCTCGCGGTCGGCACGCTGGGGCCCAAAGGCGAACGCTTCGTCCCGATCTTCGTCGGGATCTTCTTGTTCATCTGGATCCTCAACGAGTTCGGCGTGCTGTTCGTGAAGGCGTTCGGGTTGCCGTTCGGCGGTTCGCCGACGGCCGATCTCAACACCACGGCGGCGTTCGCGCTGGTCGTGTTCTTCGGCATCCAGTTCTTGGCGATCCGCCGCAGCGGGATCAAGGCCTACGCGCACCTGTTCCAGCCGTTTTGGCTGCTCTTCCCGATCAATTTGCTCGAGGAGATCGCCCGGCCGGTCGTCCTCGCGATGCGCCTCGCGTTCAACATCCTCGCGGGCGAGATTCTGCTGTTCGTCGTCGCGACGCTGATCGTCGCCAACATCGTCATCGGCCCGGTCAACGTCTCGGTCGCGGCCGCGTTCGCGCCGATCGGGATCGAGTTCTTCAACTTCGCCATCGGCACGATCCAAGCGTTCGTGTTCACCCTCCTCGCCATCGTCTATCTGTCCTTGGCTACGTCCGAGGAACACTGA
- the wecB gene encoding UDP-N-acetylglucosamine 2-epimerase (non-hydrolyzing), giving the protein MAAVRPLRVMAVMGTRPDTIKMAPVVHALRNAGPAIEPIVCVTAQHREMLDDVLRLFGIVPDVDLDVMTPGQSLTEITTRVLIGMERALLDARPDVVLVHGDTTTSTAAALAAFYQRIPVGHVEAGLRTSTTAEPFPEEANRRITGVLTRLHFAPTARAKQNLLAERVDDAYVLVTGNTVIDAFLETEARVRGGQVPAPAALSGLDPARPLLFVTAHRRENHERIEGIARAVARIVAAPERPLVLWPVHPSPMVSPVVHRVLDGVPGVRLVEPLDYAATVAAVAAAHLVLTDSGGLQEEAPTLGKPVLVMRRETERPEGLDAGTLRLIGADEDDIVSWTRRLLGDGALYNAMARASNPYGDGHAAARIVAGLLHVLRDGPAPEEFAPAAAAA; this is encoded by the coding sequence ATGGCCGCCGTGCGGCCGCTGCGCGTGATGGCCGTGATGGGCACGCGTCCCGATACGATCAAGATGGCCCCCGTCGTGCACGCCTTGCGCAACGCCGGTCCCGCGATCGAGCCGATCGTGTGCGTGACCGCGCAGCACCGCGAGATGCTCGACGACGTGCTGCGATTGTTCGGCATCGTCCCCGACGTCGATCTCGACGTGATGACGCCCGGCCAGTCGCTGACCGAGATCACGACCCGCGTGCTGATCGGGATGGAGCGCGCGCTGCTCGACGCGCGCCCCGACGTCGTGCTCGTCCACGGCGACACGACCACCTCGACCGCGGCCGCGCTGGCGGCGTTCTACCAGCGCATCCCGGTCGGTCACGTCGAGGCGGGCCTGCGCACCTCGACCACCGCCGAGCCGTTTCCCGAAGAGGCGAACCGCCGCATCACCGGGGTGCTGACGCGCTTGCACTTCGCGCCGACCGCGCGTGCCAAGCAGAATCTGCTGGCCGAACGCGTCGACGACGCCTACGTGCTGGTCACCGGCAACACCGTCATCGACGCGTTCCTCGAAACCGAGGCGCGCGTACGCGGCGGCCAGGTGCCCGCGCCGGCCGCGCTGAGCGGACTCGACCCGGCGCGACCGCTGCTCTTCGTCACCGCTCACCGCCGCGAGAACCACGAGCGGATCGAAGGGATCGCGCGCGCCGTCGCGCGCATCGTCGCCGCGCCCGAGCGCCCGCTGGTGCTCTGGCCGGTACACCCCTCGCCGATGGTCAGCCCGGTCGTGCACCGCGTGCTCGACGGCGTGCCGGGCGTGCGGCTCGTCGAGCCGCTCGACTATGCCGCGACCGTGGCCGCCGTTGCGGCCGCGCACCTGGTGCTGACGGATTCCGGCGGCCTGCAAGAGGAAGCGCCGACGCTCGGCAAGCCGGTCCTCGTCATGCGGCGCGAGACCGAGCGGCCCGAGGGGCTCGACGCGGGAACCTTGCGCTTGATCGGTGCCGACGAAGACGACATCGTGAGCTGGACCCGCCGCCTGCTCGGCGACGGCGCGCTCTACAACGCAATGGCGCGCGCCTCCAACCCGTACGGTGACGGGCACGCGGCGGCACGGATCGTCGCCGGCTTGCTCCACGTCCTGCGAGACGGCCCCGCCCCCGAGGAATTCGCGCCGGCGGCCGCCGCGGCGTGA
- a CDS encoding MraY family glycosyltransferase, producing MTALLIAAVLVLAFATSLFTTPYVRRLALSVGMLDETGERRMHDVPKPRIGGIAVYLGFAFALFSSIGYLINAHYLRELTQVHDIVGLIFGGTLIMLVGIWDDVMGMSPRMKLLAQVIVASVSMLYGFGIWFVRDPFHAHGALIYLPLWVAIPFTLLWYVGMMNAINFIDGLDGLLSGLAAISGMFLLVINLTLGHPEIALILAAMVGGALGFLPYNYNPAKIILGDSGALFIGYVFATVSILGGSKQAFTISLLVPLIVLGLPIVDTAVAIVRRTRAGKKIYEADRGHFHHQLVFRFGLNVRQAVLLIYALCVALGVVALFLSGGAHALKLA from the coding sequence GTGACCGCCCTGCTGATTGCCGCCGTCCTGGTGCTGGCCTTCGCGACGTCGCTGTTCACGACACCGTACGTGCGCCGGCTCGCGCTCTCCGTCGGGATGCTCGACGAGACCGGTGAGCGCCGGATGCACGACGTCCCCAAGCCCCGCATCGGCGGGATCGCCGTCTATCTCGGTTTCGCGTTCGCGCTGTTCTCGTCGATCGGCTACCTGATCAACGCGCACTACTTGCGCGAGCTGACCCAAGTCCACGACATCGTCGGGCTGATCTTCGGCGGCACGCTGATCATGCTGGTCGGCATCTGGGACGACGTGATGGGGATGTCGCCGCGCATGAAGCTGCTCGCGCAGGTGATCGTCGCGTCGGTCTCCATGCTCTACGGGTTCGGCATCTGGTTCGTGCGCGATCCGTTCCACGCGCACGGCGCGTTGATCTACCTGCCGCTGTGGGTCGCGATCCCGTTCACGCTGCTGTGGTACGTCGGGATGATGAACGCGATCAACTTCATCGACGGGCTCGACGGCTTGCTCTCGGGGCTGGCCGCGATCTCGGGGATGTTCTTGCTCGTCATCAACCTGACGCTCGGGCACCCGGAGATCGCGCTGATCCTGGCCGCGATGGTCGGCGGCGCGCTGGGCTTTCTGCCCTACAACTACAACCCGGCCAAGATCATCCTGGGCGACTCGGGCGCGCTGTTCATCGGCTACGTCTTCGCGACCGTTTCGATCTTGGGCGGCAGCAAACAGGCCTTCACGATCTCGCTGCTCGTCCCGCTGATCGTGCTCGGCTTGCCGATCGTCGACACGGCGGTCGCGATCGTGCGGCGGACGCGCGCCGGCAAGAAGATCTACGAGGCCGACCGCGGGCACTTCCACCACCAGTTGGTGTTCCGCTTCGGCCTGAACGTGCGCCAAGCCGTGCTGCTCATCTACGCGCTGTGCGTCGCGCTGGGCGTCGTGGCGCTGTTCCTCTCGGGCGGCGCGCACGCCCTCAAGCTCGCCTGA
- a CDS encoding cytidine/deoxycytidylate deaminase family protein, with product MPNTWNSVHDEKRANGTGVVSGTARPGWDEYFMEIARTVATRATCPRAMVGAVLTRERRILTTGYNGAPRGVSHCSDVGCLMVDGHCLRATHAEANAIVQGALHGVSLEGATAYCTHQPCAGCSKLLISAGVRRIVYADPYPDPVAQELLAEAGVDLEPYTPGVEHPIS from the coding sequence ATGCCGAATACGTGGAACTCGGTGCACGACGAGAAGCGGGCCAACGGAACCGGGGTCGTATCCGGAACGGCGCGGCCGGGCTGGGACGAGTATTTCATGGAGATCGCGCGGACGGTGGCGACGCGGGCGACTTGCCCGCGGGCCATGGTCGGGGCGGTGCTGACCCGCGAGCGGCGCATCCTGACCACCGGCTACAACGGGGCGCCCCGCGGCGTCTCGCACTGCAGCGACGTGGGATGCCTGATGGTCGACGGGCACTGCCTGCGGGCGACCCACGCCGAGGCCAACGCGATCGTCCAGGGGGCGCTGCACGGCGTCAGCCTCGAGGGGGCGACCGCCTACTGCACCCACCAGCCGTGCGCGGGCTGCTCGAAGCTGCTCATCAGCGCGGGCGTGCGGCGAATCGTCTACGCCGACCCGTATCCCGACCCGGTGGCGCAAGAATTGCTGGCCGAGGCCGGTGTCGACCTGGAACCGTACACCCCCGGCGTCGAACACCCCATCTCGTGA
- the upp gene encoding uracil phosphoribosyltransferase, whose amino-acid sequence MSETLIVDHPAVQDRLARIRDASTPTQVFRRLVEETGQLLAYEATRVLPLTELEIQTPVQLARVQRIASRPVVAPILRAGLGLLPGFLAVVDDAVVAHLGFYRDPKTLAAIPYYANIPDDLAAREVFVLDPMLATGHSGSAALSVLAERGATRATFICLIAAPEGIATLRDEHPDVRIVTAAVDERLNDHGYIVPGLGDAGDRMFGSTSSVPVSARTP is encoded by the coding sequence ATGAGCGAGACGCTGATCGTCGATCATCCGGCCGTCCAGGACCGCCTGGCCCGTATCCGCGACGCCTCGACGCCGACGCAAGTCTTCCGCCGTTTGGTGGAAGAGACGGGTCAGTTGCTCGCGTACGAGGCGACGCGTGTGCTTCCGCTCACCGAGCTCGAGATCCAGACGCCGGTGCAGTTGGCGCGCGTGCAGCGCATCGCGAGCCGGCCGGTCGTGGCGCCGATCTTGCGCGCCGGGCTAGGCCTGTTGCCGGGATTTCTGGCCGTCGTCGACGACGCGGTCGTCGCGCACCTGGGGTTCTATCGCGACCCCAAGACGCTGGCGGCGATTCCGTACTACGCCAACATTCCGGACGATCTGGCCGCGCGCGAGGTGTTCGTACTCGACCCGATGCTCGCGACCGGCCACTCCGGCTCGGCGGCGCTCTCGGTCTTGGCCGAGCGCGGCGCGACGCGGGCGACGTTCATCTGCTTGATCGCCGCGCCCGAAGGCATCGCGACCCTGCGCGACGAGCATCCCGACGTGCGCATCGTCACCGCCGCGGTCGACGAGCGGCTCAACGACCACGGCTACATCGTCCCCGGCCTCGGCGACGCCGGGGATCGGATGTTCGGCTCGACCAGCAGCGTTCCGGTCAGCGCGCGCACGCCGTAG